One segment of Cloacibacillus sp. DNA contains the following:
- a CDS encoding M14 family metallopeptidase, whose amino-acid sequence MGEKKTEIIRFDTPCGKELFFPVATVTGSNPGPSAVITAGVHGCEYPGIVSAIRLFKELTPEDVNGSVKIVTITSTAAFEERSMFVTPYDRVNPNRVFPGRADGSYSEVLTYRAMELIAGADYHMDLHGGDMVEDLDPFSIYHRGDSKELNDLLYEITHYYGLPNVVVTEKGGLWPDDGTTYANVSERLHIPSAIVEVGAMGVLDEPSVEKHLFGLKNVLRKFGTLKGEVSPVTPPEIFENMAWVYTG is encoded by the coding sequence ATGGGAGAAAAAAAGACTGAGATCATACGTTTTGATACGCCGTGCGGGAAAGAGCTCTTTTTCCCTGTAGCCACCGTGACCGGCAGCAATCCCGGCCCGTCGGCGGTCATCACGGCCGGCGTGCACGGCTGCGAATACCCGGGGATAGTCTCCGCGATAAGACTTTTCAAGGAGCTGACGCCGGAAGATGTCAACGGCAGCGTTAAGATTGTGACCATAACGAGTACCGCGGCCTTTGAGGAGAGGAGCATGTTCGTCACTCCTTATGACAGGGTGAACCCCAACCGGGTTTTTCCGGGCAGGGCCGACGGCAGCTACAGCGAGGTGCTGACCTACAGGGCGATGGAGCTGATCGCCGGCGCCGATTATCATATGGATCTCCACGGCGGTGATATGGTGGAGGATCTCGACCCGTTCTCGATATACCACAGGGGCGATTCCAAGGAGCTTAACGATCTTTTGTATGAGATCACCCATTACTATGGCCTGCCCAATGTGGTCGTCACCGAGAAGGGCGGACTGTGGCCCGACGACGGCACCACATACGCTAACGTCTCGGAGCGGCTGCACATACCCTCGGCGATCGTTGAGGTGGGGGCGATGGGGGTGCTTGACGAACCTTCGGTGGAGAAGCACCTTTTCGGCTTGAAGAACGTCCTGCGGAAGTTCGGAACGCTGAAGGGCGAAGTTTCCCCGGTCACGCCGCCTGAGATATTTGAGAACATGGCGTGGGTATACACCGGGTAG